The following nucleotide sequence is from Pseudomonas sp. S09G 359.
GGCTACACCGGCCTGTGGACCGCCTATTACCTGAAACGCCAGGCGCCTGAGCTGAACATCGTGATCATCGAGGCGCAAACCGCAGGTTTCGGTGCCTCTGGCCGCAACGGCGGCTGGCTGATGGGCAACCTGCTCGGTGAAGACCGCCTGCTGGCCGGCCTGGCGCCCGAACAACGCCGCGCGTCCTACGACCTGCTGCACGCTATCCCTGACGAAGTGGCCGAGGTGCTGGCCCGTGAAGGCATCGACTGCGACTACCGCAAAGGCGGCGCGCTGTACTGTGCCGCGCGCTACCCCGAGCAGGAAGGCAGCCTGCGCCGCTACCTGGACAAACTCCATGCCCAGGGCCTCACCGAGGCCGACTACCGTTGGCTGAGCCCGCAGCAATTGGCTGAACAGATCCGCATCGCCAAGCCCTATGGCGGTATCTATGCACCCCATGTTGCCACGATCAATCCGGCCAAGCTGGTACGTGGCCTGGCGCGGGTGGTGGAAAGCATGGGCGTGACGATTTATGAAAACAGCCCGGTCACCCATTGGCAGTCCGGCAGCCTGCGCACCGCCCATGCCGGCGTGCGTGCCGCGTGGGTGGTGCCCGCAGTGGAGGGCTATGCGAATACCTTGCCGCCGTTGGGCCGGTTTCAACTGCCGGTGCAAAGCCTGATTGTCGCCACCGAGCCATTGCCGGCCAGTACCTGGGATGAAATTGGCCTGAGCCACGGCCAGGCCTTTGGCGAGAGCAGCCGCCAAGTCACCTACGGCCAACGCTCGGCGGATAACCGCCTGGTATTCGGTGCCCGGGGTGGCTATCAGTTCGCCGGCAAGCTGCGGCATAACTTTGATTTGACCGACAGCGAGGTGGAACTGCGTCGCTACCTGTTCGGTGAACTCTTCCCACAGCTTAAGAACGTGCGGATTACCCATTCCTGGGGCGGCAACCTCGGCATGTCGCGTAATTTCCGACCGCACATGCTCTGCGATAACAACACCGGCGTCGCCTTGTCCGGCGGCTATGGCGGGGAGGGCGTGGGTGCCACCAACCTGGGCGGCCGGACCCTGGCCGACCTGATCCTGGGCCGCGATACACCGTTGACCCGACAACCCTGGGTCATCCGCGAGCGCGGCCTGGACGCGCTCAAGGCCTGGGAGCCCGAGCCCTGCCGCTGGCTGGGTTACAACGCGATCATCCGCAGTTTTGTCCATGAAGACCAAGTGCTGGCCAACCCCAATAGCGCGCCGTGGCGCCGCAAGCTGGCGACTGGCGTGGCGGGGTTCATGGAAGGGTTCATGCAGTAAGTCGTTTCACTCACACGGGAAAACCCATGAGCATCACTCAATTCAAAGACACCCTGAACGCCCACCTGCCGGACTCATCGCCGGTGGCCGTGCCCTTGGGCGAGCCAGTCGCCGTGGCCTCGACCCTGAGCGTGGAGCGTAATGACGGCGTCGAAACCGGCATCTGGGAATGCACCCCGGGCCGCTGGCGTCGGCAGATCAAATCCCAGGAGTTTTGCCACTTTATCCAGGGCCGCTGCACCTTCACCCCCGACAGCGGTGAAATCGTTCACATAGAAGCCGGCGATGCACTGATGTTGCCGGCCAATAGCACCGGTATCTGGGATATCCAGGAAACCGTGCGCAAGACCTACGTATTGATTCTGTAACGCTTTGATCCTTGATCGCCTGCCATAAAAACAGCCCTATAACCGCCAGGAAATCGAACCATGAAAGCCATTGCCCTGTTGCCCTTGATGTTGGTGGCCTCTCTCAGCCAGGCCGCCGAGATGGTGAAAATCTACAACTGGTCGGACTACATCGCCCCGGACACCACCAAGAACTTCCAGAAAGAAACCGGCATCGGTTTTACCTACGACGTCTACGACAGCAATGAGACGCTGGACGGCAAGTTGATGACCGGTAAATCCGGTTACGACGTGGTGTTCCCGTCCAACCATTTCATGGCCCGGCAGATCCAGGGCGGCGCCCTCAAAAAGCTCGACAAGAGCCAGCTGCCCAACTGGAAAAACCTCAACCCGGTATTGCTCAAGGCCCTGGAAAACAATGACCCTGGCAATGCCCATGGCTTCCCGTACCTGTGGGGCAGCACCGGCATTGGCTACAACATCGACAAGGTCAAGGCGGTGTTGGGTGATAACGCTCCGGTAGATTCCTGGGACCTGATCTTCAAGCCCGAGAACATGGCCAAACTGCAAAAATGCGGCGTGGCGATCCTCGACAATGGCCCCGAATTACTGCCTGCCGCGTTGAATTACCTGGGCCTGCCGCACCACAGCAAGAAGGCCGAGGACTATAAGAAGGCCGAAGACCTGCTGATGAAAGTGCGGCCTTACGTGGCGTACTTCCACTCCTCGAAATACACCGCGGACTTGGCCAACGGCGATATCTGCGTGGCCGTCGGTTTCTCCGGCGATATCCTGCAAGCTGAAAGCCGCGCCAAGGAAGCCAAGAACGGCGTGAATATCGGCTACAACATTCCCAAGGAAGGCGCCGCCATCTGGTTCGATATGGTCGCCATGCCCGCCGACGCGCCCGACGAAAAAGCCGGCTACGCGTTCATGAACTACCTGCTGCGCCCGGAAGTGATGGCCAGCATCACCAACTACGTGCATTACGCCAACGGTAACGAAGCCGCCGACAGCCTGGTGGACCCGGCGATCAAGGCGGATACCAAGGTGTACCCGAGCCCGGAAATGATGGGCAAGTTGTTCGCGTTGGAGGCGATGCCGTTGAATATCGACCGGATCCGTACGCGAGTGTGGAACACCATCCGTACCGGCCGCTGAAGAAAGGGCGTGGCTCTGTGTGGCGAGCGGGCTTGCCCGCGTTGGGCTGCGCAGCAGCCCCGAGACCTGCCACCGGGTTTACCTGACAAACCGCATTGGTCTTTGCTGGGGCCGCTTCGCGCCCCAACGCGGGCAAGCCCGCTCGCCACAAATAACATGGGTGTCCCGGTTATCGGGGGCAACTGTAATTATATTAGCCGTAGTGGCTGTTTAATGTTGCTAATGACACCGTGACAATATATTGGATCCATTATTCAACTAGGCCGCCCAACTTGGGCGGCTTTAC
It contains:
- a CDS encoding polyamine ABC transporter substrate-binding protein translates to MKAIALLPLMLVASLSQAAEMVKIYNWSDYIAPDTTKNFQKETGIGFTYDVYDSNETLDGKLMTGKSGYDVVFPSNHFMARQIQGGALKKLDKSQLPNWKNLNPVLLKALENNDPGNAHGFPYLWGSTGIGYNIDKVKAVLGDNAPVDSWDLIFKPENMAKLQKCGVAILDNGPELLPAALNYLGLPHHSKKAEDYKKAEDLLMKVRPYVAYFHSSKYTADLANGDICVAVGFSGDILQAESRAKEAKNGVNIGYNIPKEGAAIWFDMVAMPADAPDEKAGYAFMNYLLRPEVMASITNYVHYANGNEAADSLVDPAIKADTKVYPSPEMMGKLFALEAMPLNIDRIRTRVWNTIRTGR
- a CDS encoding FAD-binding oxidoreductase produces the protein MPAWRNISLWMDQLDDPLQARPSLAHDLDVNVAIIGAGYTGLWTAYYLKRQAPELNIVIIEAQTAGFGASGRNGGWLMGNLLGEDRLLAGLAPEQRRASYDLLHAIPDEVAEVLAREGIDCDYRKGGALYCAARYPEQEGSLRRYLDKLHAQGLTEADYRWLSPQQLAEQIRIAKPYGGIYAPHVATINPAKLVRGLARVVESMGVTIYENSPVTHWQSGSLRTAHAGVRAAWVVPAVEGYANTLPPLGRFQLPVQSLIVATEPLPASTWDEIGLSHGQAFGESSRQVTYGQRSADNRLVFGARGGYQFAGKLRHNFDLTDSEVELRRYLFGELFPQLKNVRITHSWGGNLGMSRNFRPHMLCDNNTGVALSGGYGGEGVGATNLGGRTLADLILGRDTPLTRQPWVIRERGLDALKAWEPEPCRWLGYNAIIRSFVHEDQVLANPNSAPWRRKLATGVAGFMEGFMQ
- a CDS encoding cupin domain-containing protein, with translation MSITQFKDTLNAHLPDSSPVAVPLGEPVAVASTLSVERNDGVETGIWECTPGRWRRQIKSQEFCHFIQGRCTFTPDSGEIVHIEAGDALMLPANSTGIWDIQETVRKTYVLIL